One genomic window of Cinclus cinclus chromosome 6, bCinCin1.1, whole genome shotgun sequence includes the following:
- the PTGER2 gene encoding prostaglandin E2 receptor EP2 subtype, whose amino-acid sequence MNETGRACDGAALPAGARPLVSALMFSAGLLGNLLALGLLLRGRRGPRQRPPALFHILVLALVVTDLLGTCSVSPLVLASYHRNLTLTALARGGHVCFYFGFAMSFFGLATMLILFTMALERCLALGRPYFYERFLSPRTGLVALPAIYTFSAALCSLPLVGFGRYVQYCPGTWCFIQMHLGSHQSNRDVAGLNVTFSLLYATLLLFLILAVLLCNLSVIVNLARMHRRGQRTRRVTTLERPRAATGCGRRMFSMAEEIDHLLLLSIMTITFVICSLPFTIRAYVNKFSEEEADHEWDLLALRFLSINSIVDPWVFAILRPPVLRLMRSVLCCQVTPTAPGGHAVSPAVTKLAQPELCGQ is encoded by the exons ATGAACGAGACGGGCCGGGCGTGCGACGGAGCAGCGCTGCCGGCCGGGGCTCGCCCGCTGGTCAGCGCACTCATGTTCTCGGCCGGGCTCCTGGGCAACCTCCTGgcgctggggctgctcctgcgCGGCCGTCGCGGGCCCCGCCAGCGCCCGCCCGCGCTGTTCCACATCCTGGTGCTGGCCCTGGTGGTCACCGACCTGCTGGGCACCTGCTCCGTCAGCCCCTTGGTGCTCGCTTCCTACCACCgcaacctcaccctcaccgcCCTGGCCCGCGGAGGGCACGTCTGCTTCTATTTCGGCTTTGCCATGAGCTTCTTCGGCCTCGCCACGATGCTCATCCTCTTCACCATGGCTCTGGAGCGCTGCCTGGCCCTGGGGCGGCCGTATTTCTACGAGCGCTTCCTGAGCCCCCGCACGGGGCTGGTGGCCCTGCCGGCCATCTACACCTTCTCGGCCGCCCTGTGCTCTCTGCCGCTGGTGGGCTTCGGGCGCTACGTCCAGTACTGCCCCGGCACCTGGTGCTTCATCCAGATGCACCTGGGTTCCCACCAGAGCAACCGGGATGTGGCGGGGCTGAACGTCACCTTCTCGCTGCTCTACGCcaccctgctcctcttcctcatcctcgCCGTGCTGCTCTGCAACCTGAGCGTCATCGTGAACCTGGCCCGCATGCACCGCCGCGGGCAGAGGACGCGCCGGGTCACCACCCTGGAGCGGCCCCGCGCCGCCACCGGCTGCGGCCGCCGCATGTTCTCCATGGCCGAGGAGATCGAccacctcctgctgctctccatcaTGACCATCACCTTCGTCATCTGCTCCCTGCCCTTCACG ATCCGTGCCTACGTGAACAAGTTCAGCGAGGAAGAGGCCGACCACGAGTGGGACCTGCTGGCCCTGCGCTTCCTTTCCATCAACTCCATCGTGGATCCCTGGGTGTTTGCCATCCTGAGGCCGCCGGTGCTGCGCCTCATGCGCTCCGTGCTGTGCTGCCAGGTCACCCCCACGGCCCCGGGTGGCCACGCTGTGTCCCCTGCTGTCACCAAGCTGGCACAGCCGGAACTCTGCGGGCAGTAG